A window from Pseudomonas kribbensis encodes these proteins:
- the dxs gene encoding 1-deoxy-D-xylulose-5-phosphate synthase: MPTTFHEIPRKRPTTPLLDRANTPDGLRRLGEAELETLADELRLELLYTVGQTGGHFGAGLGVIELTIALHYVFDTPDDRLVWDVGHQAYPHKILTGRRERMETLRQKDGIAAFPRRSESEYDTFGVGHSSTSISAALGMAIAARLQNSDRKAIAVIGDGALTAGMAFEALNHAPEVNANMLVILNDNDMSISRNVGGLSNYLAKILSSRTYASMREGSKKVLSRLPGAWEIARRTEEYAKGMLVPGTLFEELGWNYIGPIDGHDLPTLIATLRNMRDLKGPQFLHIVTKKGKGFAPAEVDPIGYHAITKLEPLDAPAAAPKKAGGPKYSGVFGEWLCDMAAADPRLVGITPAMKEGSDLVAFSERFPLRYFDVAIAEQHAVTLAAGMACEGAKPVVAIYSTFLQRGYDQLVHDVAVQNLDVLFAIDRAGLVGEDGPTHAGSFDLSFLRCIPGMVIMTPSDENELRKMLTTGHLYNGPAAVRYPRGTGPNATIEKNLEPIEIGKGVVRRQGSNVALLVFGVQLAEALNVAETLDATVVDMRFVKPMDEALVREIANSHDLLVTIEENAIMGGAGGAVSEFLARENILKSVLHLGLPDIYVEHAKPAQMLAECGLDEAGIEAAVRERLELLNK; this comes from the coding sequence ATGCCCACGACGTTCCATGAGATTCCCCGCAAGCGCCCGACCACGCCCCTGCTCGACCGCGCGAACACGCCGGACGGCCTGCGCCGGTTAGGCGAAGCCGAGCTGGAAACCCTGGCTGATGAGTTGCGCCTGGAATTGCTCTACACGGTCGGCCAGACCGGTGGGCATTTCGGTGCCGGCCTGGGCGTCATCGAGCTGACCATCGCGTTGCATTACGTCTTCGACACCCCGGACGACCGGCTGGTGTGGGACGTTGGTCATCAGGCCTATCCGCACAAGATCCTCACCGGTCGTCGCGAGCGCATGGAAACCCTGCGCCAGAAGGACGGCATCGCCGCCTTCCCGCGCCGCTCCGAGAGCGAGTACGACACCTTTGGCGTCGGCCACTCCAGCACCTCGATCAGTGCCGCACTGGGCATGGCCATCGCCGCCCGCCTGCAGAACAGTGATCGCAAGGCGATTGCGGTGATCGGTGACGGCGCGCTGACCGCCGGCATGGCGTTCGAGGCGCTGAACCATGCGCCGGAAGTGAACGCCAACATGCTGGTGATCCTCAACGACAACGACATGTCGATCTCGCGCAACGTCGGCGGTCTGTCGAACTATCTGGCGAAAATCCTTTCCAGCCGCACCTACGCGAGCATGCGCGAAGGCAGCAAGAAAGTGCTGTCGCGCCTGCCCGGCGCCTGGGAAATCGCCCGTCGCACCGAAGAATACGCCAAAGGCATGCTGGTTCCCGGCACCCTGTTCGAAGAGCTGGGCTGGAACTACATCGGCCCGATCGACGGCCACGACCTGCCGACCCTGATCGCCACCCTGCGCAACATGCGCGATCTGAAAGGCCCGCAGTTCCTGCACATCGTCACCAAGAAAGGCAAAGGCTTCGCCCCGGCGGAAGTCGACCCTATCGGTTACCACGCCATCACCAAACTCGAGCCGCTGGACGCCCCGGCCGCTGCGCCGAAAAAGGCCGGCGGGCCGAAGTATTCCGGCGTGTTCGGTGAATGGCTGTGCGACATGGCCGCTGCCGACCCGCGCCTGGTGGGCATCACTCCGGCGATGAAGGAAGGCTCGGACCTGGTGGCGTTCAGCGAACGTTTCCCGCTGCGCTACTTCGACGTGGCGATTGCCGAGCAGCACGCCGTGACCCTCGCGGCCGGCATGGCCTGCGAAGGCGCCAAGCCGGTGGTGGCGATCTACTCGACGTTCCTGCAACGCGGTTACGACCAACTGGTGCATGACGTCGCGGTGCAGAACCTCGACGTGCTGTTCGCCATCGACCGCGCCGGTCTGGTGGGCGAAGACGGCCCGACCCACGCCGGCAGCTTCGACCTGTCGTTCCTGCGCTGCATCCCGGGCATGGTGATCATGACCCCGAGCGATGAAAACGAACTGCGCAAGATGCTCACCACCGGCCACCTGTACAACGGCCCGGCGGCGGTGCGTTACCCGCGTGGCACCGGCCCGAACGCGACCATCGAGAAGAACCTCGAACCGATCGAGATCGGCAAGGGTGTGGTTCGTCGTCAGGGCAGCAACGTTGCCTTGCTGGTGTTCGGCGTGCAGCTGGCCGAAGCGCTGAACGTCGCCGAAACCCTGGACGCCACCGTGGTCGACATGCGTTTCGTCAAGCCGATGGACGAAGCACTGGTACGCGAAATCGCGAACAGCCACGACCTGCTGGTGACCATCGAAGAGAACGCGATCATGGGCGGTGCCGGTGGCGCGGTCAGCGAATTCCTCGCTCGCGAGAATATCCTCAAGTCGGTGCTGCACCTTGGCTTGCCGGACATTTACGTCGAGCACGCCAAACCGGCGCAGATGCTGGCCGAGTGCGGTCTGGACGAAGCCGGGATCGAAGCGGCGGTGCGAGAGCGCCTGGAGCTGCTTAACAAGTAA
- a CDS encoding TonB-dependent receptor domain-containing protein, whose product MNLSRLALPLLLLPITNALADTFERDQALKLPDVLISANRQVEARNDSSAANTVFTREDIERLQPRSVTDLLQRVPGVQVAQTGGRGSLPGIYIRGTQSAQSLVLVDGQRIGNSTSGDSNLQHLNIEQIERVEVLRGSRSVIYGSDAIGGVIQIFTRRGAEQGLQPRMHVGFGSNQTWERSVGLSGGDEKTRFNLGASLDETAGIDRTHESYPSDSDHDAYRNKSISLSLSHALTDDIEVGANLLDNRGKSEFDSPYGRYDFPTKQSYQQQQYSDFDVSSVSSYLDARINEIWKARVEFGHSENREKTFDKLSDERSVFNTYRDSVNWQNDLTLDSRNSLILGGDWYEDRINSSTAFDEDSRWNRAAFIQHRYQADSFSTELGLRRDDNQQFGGQNSWSGTLTLPVNPDNDLLLSYSEGFRAPTFNDLYYPKYSNPDLKPETSKSYELQWRSQLNDSSRIEASIYRTDLKDAIIAADGNPPENVASARINGFEAALKQDLFGWQSNLGVAIIDPRDRDTGHTLARRARRTLSWDLDRQFDRLGLGASWQAVSSSYDDLHNQQPLGGYALLGLRSSWALDREIKLDFKVDNLLDKGYSRALYSHDGSQYGYREEGRAFMFGVTWTPQL is encoded by the coding sequence ATGAACCTCTCGCGTCTCGCCCTGCCCCTCCTCCTGCTGCCAATCACCAACGCCCTCGCCGACACCTTCGAACGCGATCAGGCCCTGAAGCTGCCGGACGTGCTGATCAGCGCCAACCGCCAGGTGGAAGCGCGCAACGACAGCAGCGCTGCCAACACCGTATTCACCCGCGAAGACATCGAGCGCCTGCAACCGCGCAGCGTCACCGATCTGCTGCAACGGGTACCCGGCGTGCAAGTGGCACAAACCGGCGGGCGCGGCAGTCTGCCGGGGATCTACATTCGCGGCACGCAATCGGCACAGAGCCTGGTGCTGGTCGATGGCCAGCGCATCGGCAATTCCACCTCCGGCGACAGCAACCTGCAACACCTCAACATTGAGCAGATAGAACGCGTCGAAGTGCTGCGCGGTTCACGCTCGGTGATCTACGGCAGCGATGCGATTGGCGGGGTGATTCAGATCTTCACCCGGCGCGGCGCTGAGCAAGGCTTACAGCCGCGAATGCATGTCGGCTTCGGCAGCAACCAGACCTGGGAGCGCAGTGTCGGTCTGTCCGGCGGCGATGAGAAAACCCGTTTCAACCTCGGCGCCAGCCTCGATGAAACCGCCGGGATCGACCGCACCCACGAGTCCTATCCCAGCGACAGCGATCACGATGCCTACCGCAACAAATCCATCAGCCTGAGCCTCAGCCATGCGCTGACCGATGACATCGAAGTGGGCGCCAACCTGCTGGATAACCGTGGCAAAAGCGAGTTCGACAGTCCCTACGGTAGATATGACTTCCCGACAAAGCAGTCCTATCAACAACAGCAATATAGTGACTTTGACGTCAGCAGCGTCAGTAGTTACTTAGACGCTCGGATTAACGAAATCTGGAAAGCCCGCGTCGAGTTCGGTCATAGCGAAAATCGCGAAAAGACGTTCGACAAGCTCAGCGACGAACGCTCTGTGTTCAACACCTACCGGGATTCGGTGAATTGGCAGAACGACCTGACGTTGGATTCACGCAACAGCCTGATCCTTGGCGGCGACTGGTACGAAGACCGGATCAACAGCAGCACCGCGTTCGACGAAGACAGCCGCTGGAATCGCGCCGCGTTTATCCAGCATCGTTATCAGGCCGACAGTTTCTCCACCGAACTGGGCCTGCGTCGTGACGACAACCAGCAGTTCGGCGGCCAGAACAGCTGGAGCGGCACCCTGACGTTGCCGGTCAATCCCGACAACGATCTGCTCTTGAGCTACAGCGAAGGATTCCGTGCCCCTACTTTCAACGACCTGTACTACCCGAAGTACAGCAATCCGGATCTGAAGCCGGAAACCTCCAAAAGCTATGAGTTGCAGTGGCGCAGCCAGTTGAATGACAGCAGCCGCATAGAGGCGTCGATTTATCGTACAGATCTGAAGGACGCGATTATCGCCGCTGACGGCAACCCTCCAGAGAACGTCGCCTCGGCACGGATCAACGGCTTCGAAGCAGCGCTGAAACAGGACCTTTTCGGCTGGCAGAGCAACCTCGGCGTGGCAATCATCGATCCCCGCGACCGCGACACCGGCCACACCTTGGCGCGGCGTGCCCGTCGTACCTTGAGCTGGGATCTGGATCGGCAGTTCGATCGCCTCGGCCTCGGCGCCAGTTGGCAGGCCGTCAGCAGCAGTTATGACGACCTGCACAATCAGCAGCCATTGGGTGGTTATGCGTTGCTGGGACTGCGCAGCAGCTGGGCGCTGGACCGTGAGATCAAGCTGGATTTCAAGGTGGATAACCTGCTGGACAAGGGTTACAGCCGGGCGCTGTACAGCCATGACGGCAGTCAGTATGGCTATCGTGAGGAAGGCCGGGCATTCATGTTCGGGGTGACCTGGACGCCGCAGCTCTAG
- a CDS encoding cobalamin-binding protein — translation MRRLWLAVLLLAVSSETLAALRVVSLAPSLSEIVVELDSADLLVGVLDAGDRPSAIKDVPSVGRYGQLDMERLLSLKPDLLLLWPGSVGPAQRDQLKRLNIPTFVAEPHSFEQLTMQIEAIAAQLGRPERGVERAAELRRKTDELRQRYRRETPLRVFYQVWDKPLYTIGGGQIISDALEVCGARNVFADLTLPAPQVSIEAVLQRDPEVILAGDQPQLDAWNAWPQVAAVRHRQLLLVTDKGLERPSGQMIEATAKLCQLIAPDR, via the coding sequence ATGCGTCGTCTCTGGCTGGCGGTACTGCTGCTGGCCGTCAGCAGCGAAACCCTGGCCGCCCTGCGGGTGGTCAGTCTCGCGCCATCCTTGTCTGAAATTGTTGTTGAACTGGATTCGGCCGACCTGCTGGTGGGCGTGCTGGATGCCGGTGACCGACCGTCCGCAATCAAGGATGTGCCTTCGGTGGGCCGTTATGGCCAGCTCGACATGGAGCGGCTGCTCAGCCTCAAACCTGACTTGTTGCTGCTGTGGCCCGGCAGTGTCGGCCCGGCCCAGCGCGATCAGCTCAAGCGCCTGAACATTCCGACCTTCGTTGCCGAACCCCACAGTTTCGAGCAGTTGACCATGCAGATCGAAGCCATCGCTGCGCAGCTCGGTCGTCCTGAGCGCGGGGTTGAACGGGCGGCCGAGCTGCGGCGCAAGACTGATGAGCTGCGCCAGCGCTATCGACGGGAAACGCCGCTGCGGGTGTTCTATCAAGTCTGGGACAAGCCGCTGTACACCATCGGCGGCGGGCAGATCATCAGCGATGCGCTTGAAGTGTGCGGCGCACGCAATGTGTTTGCCGACCTGACGCTGCCGGCGCCGCAGGTGAGCATCGAAGCCGTATTACAGCGTGATCCCGAGGTGATTCTGGCCGGCGATCAGCCGCAACTGGATGCGTGGAATGCCTGGCCGCAGGTGGCGGCGGTGAGGCACAGGCAGTTGCTGTTGGTCACCGATAAAGGTCTGGAGCGTCCAAGCGGGCAGATGATCGAGGCGACGGCCAAACTCTGCCAGTTGATTGCGCCAGACCGCTGA
- a CDS encoding MFS transporter, with product MTRGQVRRRLSVAWWKYLALALVPLFVLNAVFGESEAIMPVLAMPLFIAGVASMFVSLKFFGRYKHALIATQKALDTPDEPAAWIALAARRRTAFLAAGLPAWIGALAVFVGLEAVPLMLLALSTAVLFYLYRIPRQLG from the coding sequence GTGACCCGCGGTCAGGTGCGCCGCCGCCTGTCGGTCGCCTGGTGGAAATACCTGGCGCTGGCACTGGTGCCGCTGTTCGTGCTCAACGCCGTATTCGGCGAGAGCGAAGCGATCATGCCGGTGCTGGCGATGCCGTTGTTCATTGCCGGTGTGGCCTCGATGTTTGTCAGCCTGAAGTTCTTCGGCCGCTACAAACATGCGCTGATCGCCACGCAAAAAGCCCTCGATACCCCGGATGAACCCGCTGCGTGGATTGCCCTCGCGGCTCGTCGTCGCACGGCGTTTCTGGCGGCGGGGTTGCCGGCGTGGATCGGCGCACTGGCGGTGTTCGTCGGCCTGGAGGCCGTGCCGCTGATGCTGCTGGCGCTGTCCACGGCGGTGCTGTTCTACCTCTACCGTATCCCGCGTCAACTCGGTTGA
- the ribA gene encoding GTP cyclohydrolase II — protein sequence MPVVFVAASKLPTPFAQFTMHGFLDEATGREHVVLSLGEIADGAPVLGRLHSECLTGDALFSQRCDCGSQLEAALKAIAREGRGVLLYLRQEGRGIGLLNKIRAYELQDGGADTVEANERLGFAADQRDYAMCLPMLEHLGVKSLRLMTNNPRKVKALTDMNIVVAERVPLHTGHNPHNKLYLATKASKLDHMMGNEHQGEVDRA from the coding sequence GTGCCTGTCGTTTTTGTCGCCGCTTCCAAGCTGCCAACGCCTTTTGCGCAATTCACCATGCACGGTTTTCTCGATGAAGCCACCGGCCGCGAGCACGTCGTGCTGAGCCTGGGTGAGATTGCCGACGGTGCCCCGGTACTCGGCCGGTTGCACTCCGAATGCCTGACCGGCGATGCCTTGTTCAGCCAGCGTTGCGACTGCGGCTCGCAACTGGAAGCTGCGTTGAAGGCGATCGCCCGCGAAGGTCGTGGCGTGTTGCTGTACCTGCGTCAGGAAGGTCGTGGCATTGGCCTGCTGAACAAGATCCGTGCCTACGAATTGCAGGACGGCGGCGCCGACACCGTTGAAGCCAACGAGCGCCTGGGCTTTGCCGCCGACCAGCGTGACTACGCGATGTGCCTGCCGATGCTGGAGCATCTGGGCGTGAAATCCCTGCGCCTGATGACCAACAACCCGCGCAAGGTCAAAGCCCTGACTGACATGAACATTGTCGTCGCCGAGCGCGTACCGCTGCACACCGGCCACAACCCGCACAACAAACTCTACCTGGCGACCAAGGCCAGCAAGCTCGACCACATGATGGGCAATGAACATCAGGGCGAGGTAGACCGGGCGTGA
- a CDS encoding substrate-binding periplasmic protein has translation MARRGLAILFFILLGAVAHAQDAPPSVIHLASEDWEDYTAADGHGLGWDVLRKVFEPAGVTLDIRTVPYTRSVGLVQLKEVDALVGSYRGEAEQVLYPKWNFDSDHIYALGLASNPAPTEATLGKYRLAWVRGYRYETYLPNIKRYNQIERRTGILSMLKQGRADYYIDALTEIEAVVRNAADPSQYRYSHLAELPLYLGFADTPQARALMSIYDQRMDQLVKSGELKPIFERWKQPYPFDRGQ, from the coding sequence ATGGCTCGACGCGGGTTGGCGATACTGTTTTTTATCCTGCTGGGTGCGGTTGCCCATGCACAGGATGCGCCGCCGTCGGTCATTCACCTGGCCAGTGAAGACTGGGAAGACTACACCGCCGCCGATGGCCACGGCCTGGGCTGGGACGTGCTGCGCAAGGTGTTCGAACCCGCCGGCGTGACTCTGGATATCCGTACCGTGCCGTATACCCGCTCGGTGGGCCTGGTGCAGTTGAAGGAAGTCGACGCGCTGGTCGGCTCCTATCGCGGTGAGGCCGAGCAGGTTCTGTATCCCAAATGGAACTTCGATTCCGATCACATCTACGCACTGGGCCTGGCCAGCAACCCGGCACCGACCGAGGCCACTCTCGGCAAATACCGGCTGGCCTGGGTGCGGGGTTATCGATACGAGACCTACCTGCCGAACATCAAGCGCTACAACCAGATCGAACGCCGCACCGGGATCCTGTCGATGCTCAAGCAGGGGCGGGCGGATTACTACATCGATGCGCTGACGGAAATCGAAGCGGTGGTGAGAAATGCCGCCGACCCTTCGCAATACCGTTATTCGCATCTGGCTGAGTTGCCGCTGTACCTCGGCTTCGCCGACACCCCTCAGGCCCGTGCGCTGATGTCGATCTATGACCAGCGCATGGATCAGCTGGTGAAAAGCGGCGAATTGAAGCCCATCTTCGAACGCTGGAAACAGCCGTATCCGTTCGACCGGGGGCAATGA
- a CDS encoding phosphatidylglycerophosphatase A family protein, with the protein MTDHPKQVPGEFVPPSVWRNPWHFIAFGFGSGTLPKAPGTWGSLVALPFIPLWQMLPDWGYWLMLGITMLFGFWLCGKVADDLRVHDHEGIVWDEMVGMWITLWLVPEGWYWLLAGFLMFRFFDILKPWPIRWIDRHVHGGVGIMLDDVLAGVFAWLAMQGLVWIFA; encoded by the coding sequence GTGACAGATCACCCGAAACAGGTTCCCGGGGAATTCGTTCCGCCGTCGGTCTGGCGCAATCCCTGGCATTTCATTGCATTCGGCTTCGGTTCGGGCACCTTGCCGAAAGCACCGGGCACGTGGGGCTCGTTAGTTGCGCTACCCTTTATTCCGTTGTGGCAGATGTTGCCCGACTGGGGCTACTGGCTGATGCTCGGGATCACCATGCTGTTCGGCTTCTGGCTGTGCGGCAAGGTGGCCGACGATCTGCGGGTGCACGACCACGAGGGCATCGTCTGGGACGAGATGGTCGGGATGTGGATCACTCTGTGGCTGGTGCCGGAAGGCTGGTACTGGTTGCTCGCCGGGTTCCTGATGTTCCGCTTCTTCGACATCCTCAAGCCGTGGCCGATCCGCTGGATCGACCGGCATGTGCATGGCGGCGTCGGCATCATGCTCGACGACGTGCTGGCGGGCGTGTTCGCCTGGCTGGCGATGCAGGGGCTGGTGTGGATTTTCGCCTGA
- the thiL gene encoding thiamine-phosphate kinase, translating to MGEFELIRNFFAAAPCAQGGEGVALGIGDDCALLAVPSGEQLAISTDTLVAGVHFADPCDPFLLGQRSLAVAVSDLAAMGATPVAFTLALTLPTVTADWLQAYARGLNRMAQSCSVTLVGGDTTRGPLSLTVTVFGRVPAGQALTRSGAQPGDLLCVGGELGNAAGALPLVLGQREAEPHIAQPLLDHYWSPQPQLALGQALRGKATSALDISDGLLADCGHIALASKVRLEVERERVPLSDALVAFLGQRGAERAALSGGDDYVLAFTLPSVELPALLADGWLIHVIGRVAEGQGVVLLDREGHDITPQIRGYQHFQESP from the coding sequence ATGGGCGAGTTTGAGCTGATCCGCAATTTCTTCGCCGCCGCGCCTTGTGCGCAGGGCGGCGAGGGCGTTGCACTGGGGATCGGTGACGACTGCGCCTTGCTGGCGGTTCCCTCCGGGGAACAGCTGGCGATTTCCACCGATACGCTGGTGGCCGGCGTGCATTTCGCCGATCCCTGCGATCCGTTTCTGCTCGGTCAGCGCTCGCTGGCTGTAGCGGTCAGCGACCTCGCTGCCATGGGCGCCACGCCCGTCGCCTTTACCCTTGCCCTGACTTTGCCGACGGTAACTGCCGATTGGCTGCAAGCCTATGCCCGTGGTTTGAACCGCATGGCGCAAAGCTGCAGTGTGACGTTGGTCGGAGGTGACACGACGCGCGGACCGTTGAGCCTGACCGTCACCGTGTTCGGTCGCGTCCCGGCCGGCCAGGCCCTGACTCGCAGCGGCGCGCAGCCCGGCGATCTGTTGTGCGTCGGTGGTGAGCTGGGCAATGCCGCCGGGGCCTTGCCGCTGGTGCTTGGCCAGCGCGAGGCTGAACCGCACATCGCCCAGCCGCTGCTCGATCACTACTGGTCGCCGCAACCGCAACTGGCCCTCGGTCAGGCCCTGCGCGGCAAGGCCACTTCGGCGCTGGATATCTCCGATGGCCTGCTCGCCGATTGCGGCCATATCGCACTGGCTTCGAAGGTTCGCCTCGAAGTCGAACGCGAGCGCGTGCCGCTGTCGGACGCGCTGGTGGCGTTTCTTGGCCAGCGCGGCGCCGAACGTGCGGCGTTGAGCGGTGGCGATGATTACGTGCTGGCCTTTACCTTGCCGTCCGTCGAATTGCCGGCGCTGCTGGCAGATGGCTGGTTGATTCACGTGATCGGGCGCGTGGCCGAGGGGCAGGGCGTGGTGCTGCTGGACCGCGAAGGGCATGACATCACCCCGCAAATCCGGGGTTATCAACATTTTCAGGAGTCACCGTGA
- the nusB gene encoding transcription antitermination factor NusB encodes MISDDSDRFNPRDPKPADAGKPSKSAKRREARQLATQALYQWHMAKASLNEIEAQFRVDNDFTDVDGAYFREILHGVPANRTEIDTALKPCLDLAIEELDPVELAVLRLSTWELLKRVDVPYRVVINEGIELAKVFGSTDGHKFVNGVLDKLAPRLREAEVKAFKR; translated from the coding sequence GTGATTAGCGACGATAGCGATCGTTTCAACCCGCGCGATCCGAAACCTGCGGATGCCGGCAAGCCATCGAAGAGCGCCAAGCGCCGCGAAGCCCGTCAGCTCGCGACTCAGGCCCTGTATCAATGGCACATGGCCAAGGCTTCGCTGAACGAGATCGAAGCGCAGTTCCGGGTCGATAACGATTTCACCGATGTCGACGGCGCGTATTTCCGCGAAATCCTCCACGGGGTTCCGGCCAATCGCACCGAAATCGACACCGCGCTCAAGCCTTGCCTGGACCTGGCGATCGAAGAGCTGGACCCGGTTGAACTGGCGGTTCTGCGCCTGTCCACCTGGGAACTGCTCAAGCGCGTCGACGTGCCGTACCGCGTTGTGATCAACGAAGGTATCGAACTGGCCAAGGTCTTCGGTTCGACCGACGGCCACAAGTTCGTCAACGGCGTGCTCGACAAGCTGGCACCACGCCTGCGTGAAGCTGAAGTGAAGGCGTTCAAGCGCTAA
- the ribH gene encoding 6,7-dimethyl-8-ribityllumazine synthase encodes MTLKTIEGTFIAPKGRYALVVGRFNSFVVESLVSGAVDALVRHGVSESDITIIRAPGAFEIPLVAQKVAQKGEFAAIIALGAVIRGGTPHFEYVAGECTKGLAQVSMEFGVPVAFGVLTVDSIEQAIERSGTKAGNKGAEAALSALEMVSLLAQLEAK; translated from the coding sequence ATGACCCTGAAGACCATCGAAGGTACCTTCATCGCCCCTAAAGGCCGCTACGCTTTGGTAGTGGGCCGTTTCAACAGCTTCGTGGTTGAAAGCCTGGTCAGCGGTGCAGTTGATGCCCTGGTTCGCCACGGCGTGAGCGAAAGCGACATCACCATCATCCGCGCACCTGGCGCCTTCGAAATCCCGCTGGTTGCGCAAAAAGTCGCCCAGAAAGGCGAGTTCGCAGCAATCATCGCCCTGGGCGCGGTCATTCGTGGCGGCACTCCGCACTTCGAATACGTGGCTGGCGAATGCACCAAGGGCCTGGCCCAGGTGTCCATGGAATTCGGCGTACCGGTCGCTTTCGGCGTCCTGACCGTTGATTCCATCGAGCAAGCCATCGAACGTTCCGGCACCAAGGCCGGCAACAAAGGTGCTGAAGCTGCCCTGTCCGCTCTGGAAATGGTCAGCCTGCTGGCGCAGTTGGAGGCCAAGTGA
- the ribBA gene encoding bifunctional 3,4-dihydroxy-2-butanone-4-phosphate synthase/GTP cyclohydrolase II, with amino-acid sequence MALNSIEELVEDIRQGKMVILMDDEDRENEGDLIMAAECCKAEHINFMAKHARGLICMPMSRERCETLKLPLMAPRNGSGFGTKFTVSIEAAEGVTTGISAADRARTVQAAAAKDAKAEDIVSPGHIFPLMAQAGGTLARAGHTEAACDLARMAGFEPSGVICEVMNDDGTMSRRAELEAFAAEHNIKIGTIADLIHYRMIHERTVQRIAEQPLDSELGQFNLVTYRDSVEGDVHMALTLGTVCAEEPTLVRVHNMDPLRDLLMVKQPGRWSLRAAMAAVAEAGSGVVLLLGHPLDGDVLLAHIRETGDQAAVKKPTTYSIVGAGSQILRDLGVRKMRLMSAPMKFNAISGFDLEVVEYVPSE; translated from the coding sequence GTGGCGCTCAATAGCATCGAAGAACTGGTTGAAGACATCCGCCAAGGCAAGATGGTCATCCTCATGGATGACGAAGACCGCGAGAACGAAGGCGACCTGATCATGGCCGCCGAATGCTGCAAGGCCGAGCACATCAACTTCATGGCCAAGCACGCCCGTGGCCTGATCTGCATGCCGATGAGCCGCGAGCGCTGCGAAACCCTGAAGCTGCCGCTGATGGCGCCGCGCAACGGTTCCGGTTTCGGCACCAAGTTCACCGTGTCGATCGAAGCCGCCGAAGGCGTGACCACCGGCATCTCCGCCGCTGACCGCGCACGGACCGTGCAAGCGGCCGCGGCGAAAGACGCGAAAGCCGAAGACATCGTCAGCCCTGGCCACATCTTCCCGCTGATGGCCCAGGCCGGTGGCACCCTGGCCCGCGCTGGCCACACCGAAGCCGCCTGCGACCTGGCGCGCATGGCCGGTTTCGAGCCGAGCGGCGTGATCTGCGAAGTGATGAACGACGACGGCACCATGTCCCGTCGCGCCGAACTGGAAGCTTTCGCGGCTGAGCACAACATCAAGATCGGCACCATCGCCGACCTGATTCACTACCGGATGATCCACGAACGTACCGTTCAGCGGATTGCCGAGCAGCCACTGGACAGCGAACTGGGCCAATTCAACCTGGTGACCTATCGTGATTCCGTGGAAGGCGACGTGCACATGGCACTGACCCTGGGCACCGTCTGCGCCGAAGAGCCGACCCTGGTTCGCGTGCACAACATGGACCCGCTGCGCGACCTGTTGATGGTCAAACAGCCGGGCCGCTGGAGCCTGCGCGCCGCCATGGCTGCGGTTGCCGAGGCCGGCAGCGGTGTGGTGCTGTTGCTCGGTCACCCGCTGGATGGCGACGTGCTGCTGGCGCACATCCGTGAAACCGGCGATCAGGCGGCGGTGAAAAAACCGACCACCTACAGCATCGTCGGTGCCGGTTCGCAGATCCTGCGTGACCTCGGTGTACGCAAAATGCGCCTGATGTCGGCACCGATGAAGTTCAATGCGATATCCGGTTTCGATCTGGAAGTTGTAGAATACGTGCCCTCCGAATAA